A single window of Rhodothermia bacterium DNA harbors:
- a CDS encoding restriction endonuclease: MARKKQNSNLPSFDELIVPTVKALIELGGSGTIEEINTKVYEIANIPDDILQIPHGDEGTTIEVDYRLAWSRTYLKKFGLLENSSRGIWALSKADINVTKLDHIEIVRAVREQNKPTQPKTKTTKTTEEEIQQEVTNEVDNTEEWKEKLLNVLYNISPAAFERLAQRVLRESGFFQVEVTGKVGDGGIDGKGIVRVSGLLSFHVIFQCKRYKGSVTPSQVRDFRGAMQGRADKGLIITTGTFTREAIKEATRDGAPPIDLIDGELLCDKLKELKLGVDTKLTETIEVKNEWFNNL, from the coding sequence ATGGCAAGAAAAAAACAGAATAGTAACCTTCCTTCATTTGACGAACTTATCGTTCCGACAGTTAAGGCACTTATTGAATTGGGTGGCTCGGGGACAATTGAAGAGATTAACACGAAAGTTTATGAAATTGCAAACATACCAGACGACATTTTGCAAATTCCGCACGGTGACGAAGGGACAACTATTGAAGTAGATTACCGACTTGCTTGGAGTAGAACATACTTGAAAAAATTCGGACTATTAGAAAATTCAAGTAGAGGTATTTGGGCATTATCAAAGGCAGACATTAACGTTACGAAACTTGACCATATAGAAATAGTAAGAGCAGTTAGAGAGCAAAACAAGCCAACTCAACCAAAAACAAAAACCACCAAGACAACTGAAGAGGAAATTCAACAAGAAGTAACAAACGAAGTTGACAACACCGAAGAATGGAAAGAAAAATTATTGAACGTTCTTTACAATATTTCACCAGCCGCATTTGAGCGACTTGCACAACGAGTTTTAAGAGAAAGTGGCTTTTTCCAAGTAGAAGTTACAGGTAAAGTTGGTGACGGTGGAATTGATGGAAAAGGAATTGTAAGAGTAAGTGGACTTTTAAGTTTCCACGTTATTTTTCAATGCAAACGATACAAAGGTTCGGTAACACCAAGTCAAGTCAGAGACTTTAGAGGTGCTATGCAAGGACGAGCAGATAAAGGCTTAATAATAACAACAGGAACATTTACAAGAGAAGCAATCAAAGAAGCAACGAGAGATGGAGCACCTCCAATTGACCTTATTGACGGAGAACTTTTATGCGACAAGTTAAAAGAATTAAAATTAGGAGTGGACACTAAATTGACAGAAACAATAGAAGTTAAAAATGAATGGTTTAACAATCTATAA